The Agromyces marinus genome window below encodes:
- a CDS encoding TetR/AcrR family transcriptional regulator produces MARRQEVPRETRQTLTRADVTTAAIALVERDGLDALSMRRLASELRCAPMSLYTHVHSRDDLVDAIVGRLIERLDVAPNEGEPWQDAIRRMLGSYRDLAVQVPRAFELLALAPYDSSPVAPHLGVALAGLEASGLEPEQARQILGIVDAYATGFLVVWARSRTDGRAAAPSDAPASGIADLRDLETFDRGLEALIAGLDATLVGTR; encoded by the coding sequence ATGGCCCGACGTCAAGAGGTTCCGCGCGAAACCCGCCAGACCCTCACCCGAGCCGACGTCACGACCGCCGCGATCGCACTCGTCGAGCGCGACGGACTCGATGCGCTGTCGATGCGCCGTCTCGCATCGGAGTTGAGATGCGCGCCGATGAGCCTCTACACCCACGTGCACAGTCGCGACGACCTCGTCGACGCCATCGTCGGCCGCCTGATCGAACGGCTCGATGTCGCCCCGAACGAGGGCGAACCCTGGCAGGACGCGATCCGGCGCATGCTCGGCTCCTACCGCGACCTCGCGGTGCAGGTGCCGCGCGCGTTCGAACTGCTCGCGCTCGCCCCGTACGATTCGTCACCCGTGGCACCGCACCTCGGCGTCGCGCTCGCCGGGCTCGAGGCGTCGGGACTCGAGCCCGAGCAGGCGCGCCAGATCCTCGGCATCGTCGACGCCTACGCGACGGGCTTCCTCGTCGTCTGGGCGCGCAGCCGAACGGATGGCCGGGCCGCCGCTCCATCCGATGCGCCGGCCTCGGGCATCGCCGACCTGCGCGACCTCGAGACCTTCGATCGCGGGCTGGAGGCGCTCATCGCGGGGCTCGATGCCACGCTCGTGGGCACCCGGTGA